In Raphanus sativus cultivar WK10039 unplaced genomic scaffold, ASM80110v3 Scaffold1458, whole genome shotgun sequence, the sequence gactaaaaaaactaaacacatatataagTTTTGAATCGAAACCGAGAAATTTGAACCTATACACAATTTGAACTACACAAAATATTCAAACAGACTATGAAGGTGGTAAAAATGTAATGTTATTACCCGAATTTGAATAGGTATTTCAAAAATTCCAATGAGAACCCTAAAATAAAGATCTGAAATAGTAAGtgaagtaaatatttaaatattttaaatactcaATTCTatggtttattttaatataatttctgAAAATAAGCATTTTACAAactcattttaatattttattttatatactatcTAAAAGTATCAGAATCTGAAGTAATAACCTGAATCCAAAATAAACATGATTACAAAATGAATTTTGGAATgagttataatttaaatatgaacCATAATCTTTATTAATCAAACCAATTCATACTTCAATAATATCTGAAATTTTGTCTATGAGAATGAATCCAgaaattttaaaactcaaaaaatctTTAAGAACAGTATTATCAATGGTTCCTCGTCATTAGTATCTCACGAGTCACGAcacaaaataaagtaaataaatatctaaaatatttatatatccgTCAAAAATATCTCATTTTGTGATATTTTGAAATACTTTTAACTGGGTATCTAAACATTTGAAACACTCATTTACTTTCTTTTGTATCATAAATCCTGAGATACTGATGGTGAGAAACCATTGATAATGCTGTCCGAAAGAAAGTCTTATGAAAACTTATATTATCCCTTAGCTTTATGATTTATGCCAAACACTCGATCAACTAGATGAGATGATATTCAGATAATTAACgaaatttaatgaaattttttaaaccaCGTTAAAGTGAAATAATTAACGAAcatattttaacatattaaaaagaaaaaaaagtatatggGGTTACACATACAAAACgaaacaaaactattttttgaggGGTTGTTCATTCTCTCCCTTTACCCGAGAAGCTAGGAGCCACCGTTAATTCAGTCGGACCATCAAACGGATCCGATGACTGGTATTCAATCGGCGGCGAACTCTCCGACACACGCCACATCTTCACCGACCTATCTAAACTCCCACTGTACACGATCCACCTTTTCTCACCTGAAGACGATTCTTGATCTCTCTCCACTGCCATACACTTCACCGGACCCGCATGTCCCTTCAACAACGCAATACACACGtgctctcctcctcctcctcctccgtctcCACCTCTCCCGTCACCACGTTCCGGTCTCCTCCAAACGCGGATCCCAAGATCAGCCGAGCCACTGAACAACAAGCTCCCCGCTGCCACGAGGCAGAGCACCGCGAGCTTGTGCCCCTTCAAAACGCCGCCGTTTTTCATGTTGTTATCCCTCTCCCAGAAGTTAACGGTTCCGTCAGACGAACCGCAGTAAACCAACGTCGCGCTCTGATCAACCGCGATCGCCGTGACGGCGCAGTCTTGCTTCAGCAACGTCTCGGAGAAGAAATGCTTCGTCTCCTTCGCCTGGTCCTCTCTCCTCCACACTTTGACCGTACCGTCCGCCGAACCGGAGAAAACCAAACCGTCGAAACCCGAAACGACGGCGTTCACGGCGTCGTCGTGGGCCTTCACCGACTCGAGGCACCTCAGGTCCGAGATCCTCCACACTTTGAACGTCTGGTCCCACGACCCGGAATACAAAAGCTTCTTGTCTTCGCTCAGCGTGAGGCACGAGATGGCGTCCACGTGTCGGAACCCCTGAGCGCTGGTGCTGGTCGGGTTCTTTCTCATGAAACTGAAATAGGAAGAAGGCGTGATGGAGTTTCTTAGGTAGTCTCGAAACACCGGCATGGTGCCTATGCGACGGAAGATGTTTGAGTCTTTAGACGAGACTTTCCACACGCGGATCTTCCCGTCTTGATGCCCCGTGAAGATCTTGTCTCCGGCTAGGACAATGGCTTTGACCAAACCGCTGTTGGATTTGAAGCTCGAGAACTCGGTTTGGTTTTTCCAAACCCTAATGTTCTTGGAGTCCGATCCCGTGTAGAGTAGGTCGCCGGAGGTGGCTAGAGAATAGATGTGGCCTTCTTCGCGGAAGAGAGAGCCCATGAGGATGTTGGGTGAGTAGTTTTTGGGTTCTCTCGTGTGGGAGGCTGTGGACTTTATCCCCGAGTGGGGAGGTTCCAGGTCGGTGGGATCGACGTGTGCGATCCATGGGGATTTGGATAAGGGAGAAGTTGAGCCGATAGAGGGAGAAACATCGACGTATGTTATGTCGTATATGTCAGGATCTGGATCAGTATCTACGCTCTTGAGTTTTGGAAAGTTCTGGCTGGTGTCTCTGCTTGAAGCCTTGTGATGCATTTGAAGaattgaagaagaaaagattaAGGCTTCTCTGGCTACGTACGAAAACgtctaaaagaagaagaagaaagattggAGACGATGGTGCATGTCTGGAATTTATGGATAGTAGTTGTACGTGCGTTCTATATATAGTTAATTCAAACATTAGAACCGTTTATATCGGAGAACTCTCCATTGGTGAAGGATTATACGAAGTATAGCTTAGTTTTATATAAGTCTCTTTTCTATTATTAAGTTTTGTTATGTATCCCATGGCCCTAAGTGAATTACTTTCTGGAGATCTGTTGAAAAAAAATCAGGCTAAACGGTTTGCTGATTATGTAATAGAAAGTTAGTATACAGAATTTTAGGAAACGAAATATATATACCTTGGCTAACTTATTGGATTACCAGTTTGAGGGTTTCGGAGTATTTGATTGGTTGGACAAACAATTTGAATCCAAATACATCTTTTAACATCAAAATATGCATATATCTTTTAACATTAAAACATGCATGCATCTCTAAAAGAAGACAATTCTTTTTGTAACTGCTAAAAGAAGACAATTTATACAAGAAAAAAGTATGCAACAAATTACAActtttaatcataaaatatcaAATGGTCAATTAGTTCAGAGTAGTccatataaatatcaaatagGAACTTTTAATTTTACATCAATACATTCAACAAAGAATGAAAAACTTAATTGTTTATCTTACCAAGCTTGACAGTTAAAACATGGGAAATTATAACTTTACCTCAAATTTGatactaattttcaaattaacCTTTAAATGATAACcattattataaatatcttaattttataatgaaaaaaaaacaaattaacccTCATAaattctttataaatatttaagaattatttataaattaaaagacTATAAATTCAACCTAACTATGtactaaatactaaactctaaacaatAATCACTAAACAGTAAACCTAAATGTTAATGAATTTTTGAACGAccgtatttttttaaaaatgatatccAACTTAGTGTATTCCAAGTAATCTATCCTATTacaagtgaagtacaaatgggaaATAACTTTAATTTTTCCACAATAATTACAATTCATGTCACTGTAATTAAAACAAACAATTaatgattaatttaaataataactgGATTGAGATTATGCCGGAGAGGTCACTTACCAAAAACATTACGTTCaggttcaatcggttagtctcgggttttagtgattttttaaatatgaatattttaaaacctaaattgaattgttaaaTCTCCGGACTAACCTGTATAATCACAattgggttgaatttaaaaacactgatttaaatgcaaaaatatttcaaataaacactctttaaaaattaccaaaatatttgttaagttattagtgaaatttttcatcgtaaaatattccgcgcttccaaagcgcggatcaagatctagttaatgattaatttaaataataactgGATTGAGATTATGCCGGAGAGGTCACTTACCAAAAACATTACGTTcaggtttaatattttatacattatTCAAGAGTTTTATATCTTATACAATAATCATTTGAATTAAACTTTATCAAGACACGAAGCcatcaaaattattattgtatCTGCCcagtttaatatattaaatcaaattctgGTGGCAATGGTCTAGACTTTTTTCTGAAATGTTAGTCTCGaacaattaatataatattatactaaattttaaaattaatcattaattgatttttaaaattgaagAATATGAACACTTAGTTGACTCTTAACAGGTTAGTTCAGTTTACACCTAGATTACAAAatggtttttataaatatctccTAGACATTATTTACGAAAtgatttgttatatattttctctACGGTCCCTCTTACAAAGAAAATGTAAGaagactactaaaattgatgacatgactACAAATAGAATTAACTTTacaacttattatatattttatttccttattttCACTTATTTTAATTACTTTATTAATTTCTCTTTACAAAATAATTCGAAAGTATTAATTATACAATTACAAAATAGAACttacccatttaaattattatattatcttCTTTACATTCTTTTTCACACTTTTAACTACTTCattaattgtttttatcatAATAATTCAACGTCATTTATTTTATGTGTTAATCATAATAATTCCAAATGTGaatgaaaaacatttttttttctttacataatCATTTAGGCATATATATTCACGTATTCATTCAGGTAATGATAGGTTTTTTAAGATATCgaatttttgggttttgaaattaaactctctttggatattataaatttttgggTGGAGCTCAAGTCGGGGTTTTAAGGTTCTGGTGGATTTGGTTTGGATGTGTAAGAACctaaaaatgaagaaaaactTATATGTTTAAAAAGGTCATTAAtcaatttataagaaaataaaataaaatcaacaccCGTACGGACGTGCAGGTCAAACTCTAGTTTCTCTTAAAACATTCGTCTGCCAATATTCAAGAGGGCTTGCCTGAAACTGCAAAATACCAAGTATACCAATGATCTTAAcacttaattatttttaatcattttcatTTTCGTAAATTTTGTTTCACTTAATGCCTTtgattaattttcatataatttattagtAGAATTCAAGCATGCATAATGCGTGCTATTCAGAATTATATAAGGGAAGGCATGCCCTATTTAAAGTCAATACAATAATATCTAATAAGATAATTTGCAAATTGTGATCTGTTgtctatataaaaattatatatcacaCATACCAACACAAAATCAAGCAATCGATCAAACCaggtattttatgtttttatataatgaaCAATAATGTAATCTTAGAGACAAGTTTGGGGAGGGGGAGCTGAGTACCCGATTCGGTCTACATATGCGAAAGCATTTCCATATACAgtttatatattcaaattttatatcGAAACGAACTAATTATAACCTGTTTAAACATACTTTGACCATGTTCTATGAGTCATCTATTTCTTTGTTCATAAACCGTAGCAATTAAAACGatgttgttatgtttttttgtgaaacaaaaactaaatatattctCTTTTTGTCTCATTTCACGAATCTTCTGCATTGCGAGGAGTTTTCGATTGCTCATAGAATCACATTTTCCTCTTCATCTTCAGGTATGTAAATTTATAAGTGATGTGCTCGATTGATGGACTAAGCTctatttttgcaattgaaatcCACCGCAAATGGTTACTTTTACTTCTTCAAATTTAAATCTGATGTGAAATTTGTGCAAGAATGAGTTCAAAATTGAAACACTGTGGTGATGAAGGAGAGAGAGGCATGCCTAAAAGTTGTAGATGTGGAGAAACTTCTTTAATTAGAACTTCAAAAACCTATGAAAATCCAGGGAGGCTTTTCCATTGTTGTCCAAATGgatcaaaaaaggaaaaaaaccaTTTGCTTAAGTGGACAGATGAAGCAGTTGTCGAAGAGATTGATGATATAAAGGACAGCTACGagaagaagataaaagaaaTGAATGACGTTATTGTTGAAATTGAGAAGGAGATTGAAGAGATGAAAACTACCGTCTATGGTTGTGATaaagagtttaaagatttcGTTGTTGAGGTTCGAAGCTTGAGAAACATAATTGTTTGTGGATTTACCATGTTTATCTTCTATTATTGTGTTATAGCATTATATATGTAAACAATGTCTTTAAACCTCACGCGGACACTGGAACGGATGACATTCCGGGTCACCGGATCGACTACGAGTGAATCGCgagttaatatataaattaattttattatataataatatattagctatgaaaataaatatatataaactaaatttaagtattttctaattttttataaaacataaaataatagttggatatttagaaaatattaactttagtttttatattttatcttcatttgacatctgaaaaaaatatcaagatttaaaaatgcataaatatttaaatatccaaTGTGAATGATAAAATTGAACTTTAGATTTAAAATACACCCAAAGTAAAACatcattaaaaattatcaataacAAGAATAAACTAACACTAAATTAaatcaactaattttggttcTTTTTATCATTGCTCACTTCATTTTTCCAAgtcaaaaactataaaaatagtTAGTAAAAGTTCTTTAttggttcagccattggttcaaccggtaatCGGGTTCCAGAATTTAGTGGATTTTTGCGAGttttattgggtttttaaatattgattttttagaaaatcCAAACCAAATTTATCTTCGATCACTTGGTTTACTGGTTTAACCGCGAGTATGATTcaggtttcaaaacactgcatGTAAGTTAACTGGAATTAAGGAAGCAACAAACAAGTTGTCATTGCATTAAAC encodes:
- the LOC108853222 gene encoding protein JINGUBANG-like is translated as MHHKASSRDTSQNFPKLKSVDTDPDPDIYDITYVDVSPSIGSTSPLSKSPWIAHVDPTDLEPPHSGIKSTASHTREPKNYSPNILMGSLFREEGHIYSLATSGDLLYTGSDSKNIRVWKNQTEFSSFKSNSGLVKAIVLAGDKIFTGHQDGKIRVWKVSSKDSNIFRRIGTMPVFRDYLRNSITPSSYFSFMRKNPTSTSAQGFRHVDAISCLTLSEDKKLLYSGSWDQTFKVWRISDLRCLESVKAHDDAVNAVVSGFDGLVFSGSADGTVKVWRREDQAKETKHFFSETLLKQDCAVTAIAVDQSATLVYCGSSDGTVNFWERDNNMKNGGVLKGHKLAVLCLVAAGSLLFSGSADLGIRVWRRPERGDGRGGDGGGGGGEHVCIALLKGHAGPVKCMAVERDQESSSGEKRWIVYSGSLDRSVKMWRVSESSPPIEYQSSDPFDGPTELTVAPSFSGKGRE